In the genome of Streptomyces sp. SAI-127, the window CCCCGTATGGCGCACCGCGTTCCCCACCAGCTCGGACACGAGTAAGACCGCGTCCTCGGTCATCTTCGGAGTGAGCCCCCAGTGCCGAAGAACGATCACCTGGGTCAGGCGCCGCGCGGCCGCCGCGGACTCCGGCCGGGAGGGCAACGGGACCTCGGCCTCGGTAGGGTTTCCGAACAGTTCGAGCGCCTTAAGTGCGTGCTCGTCCTCGACCGCCGGAGACCAGCGCGCCGCCGTCGTACGGCCGTCTCCCCGCGGCTGTTCGAAACCCTCCAGCCCCGCCATGCCCCCATCATGGCCGCACAAAGCGCCCTCCGGGGCCGTTCCTGACGAATACGCCCCCCGGAATGCGTCGTTCCGACGGGGTCGATCGGCATATGCCAACGGCACTTCGGTGCCTTCGACAGCCCTGCTGACCTGCGGCGGAGGCTTACTGGGAGGCAATCGACGG includes:
- a CDS encoding ATP-binding protein translates to MAGLEGFEQPRGDGRTTAARWSPAVEDEHALKALELFGNPTEAEVPLPSRPESAAAARRLTQVIVLRHWGLTPKMTEDAVLLVSELVGNAVRHTGARVFGLRMRRRRGWIRIEVRDPSRGLPCLMPVQEMDVSGRGLFLVDKLSDRWGVDLLPRGKTTWFEMRVADR